A region of the Nocardia asteroides genome:
GGTTGCGATCGAGACCGAGCACGGTCTGCACGGTGCCGCCGTCGACCGCGTGCAGCAGGTCACCGAAACCACTGACCGGCGTCCGGGACAGGTTCACCCGGTTCACCAGCCGCAACGTCAGCGGCTGTAATCCGGGCACGGCGAGCGCCGTATCGATCAGATTGGTCATGAGCTTGGTGTACGGCGTGAGGTTCACGATGGTCGGCAGCGGCTGCTGCTCCACCACGCCTGCCTGCTTCACCGGCCGGTAGACGTTGGCCTTCAGCACGACACCGTCGCTCATCCGGATCGGGACGTCCCAGTCGATGTGCACGTCGGCATACGGCTGGGGACCGTCGTGCAACGCGGTCCACCGCACCCGGTGCGCGTCCACCGACGGCTCCGCCACCGCGGGCGCCGTCGCGAGACCCACGGTCGCCAGCACCACGGCCGTGGCCGCCATCCGGACCGCCCTGATCAACGTTCGTCCCACGACACGCCGCGATGCCATCTCGCTCCCTCGACCGGTATCCGGTTCACAGACCGGCCATCGATTGCCCGACTTGGCGCCGAACTTAGCAATCTGCTGGCAAATCTTGTGGGAGGTGCGGTCGGGCCGGTTTGTCGCGGGCGGACAGCGGGTGAACGCCGCCCAGGCGCGGGCGATGCGGATTATGGTGAGGCGCATGACGCCGCTGCAGCGCTACATCGCGGAGGAGATCGCGGCCGATCACGCCGACGGCATACTCACCCGGCGGGAGGCACTGCGAAGGCTGGGGCTGCTCGGGCTGGGCGGCACCACCGCGGCCGCCCTACTGGCCGCCTGCGCGAACAGCGACAACGGAAGCTCCGAGCGGGCGCCGTCCCCTTCGTCCCCTACGCCGCCACCCGGTGCCGCCTCCGCACTCCCCGCCACCCCCGTCACGTTCACCGGCACCGGCGGGACGTCGTTGCAAGCCGCCTGGGCGCCCGCTCCGCAACCACGGGGCGGTGTGCTCGTCGTCCACGAGAACAAAGGTCTCACCGACCACATCCGTTCGGTGGCAGGCAGATTCGCGGGCGCCGGATACTCCGCGCTCGCGATCGACCTCCTCTCCGCGCGCGGCGGCACGGCCGCGTTCACCGATCCGGCCGCGGCCACCGCCGAACTCGGACGTATTCCACCCGAACAGCTCGTCGCCGATTTGCGCGCCGGGCTCGACGAACTCCAGCGCCGGGTCGAGGGTAAGAAGCTCGGCGCCACCGGTTTCTGTTTCGGCGGTGGCCTGACCTGGTTGCTTCTGGCCTCCGGCCCGTCACCGCTCGCCGCGGCGACGCCCTTCTACGGGCCTTTCCCGGACAATGGTGATCTGTCCGCGTCGAAGGCGGCGGTGCTCGGGGTGTACGCGGCGTCCGACGCTCGGGTGAACGCCTCCAGGCCCGCCGCCGAAGCGGCACTGGCCCGCTCTGGCAACCCGAACCAGATCTTCACCGCACCCGACGCCGAGCACGCCTTCTTCAACGATACCGGCCAGCGGTACGACGCCACAGCGGCCACCGAGGCGTGGCGTCGCGTATTGGACTGGTACGGAACGTATCTGGGCTGATGTCGACTGCGGGCCACTTCCTCGGGATCCGAGCGCCTCTGCGAGGCGCGGGTTCCGGCCGTCGATCGCGATGGGCCGCCCGAGGGCAGCGCAGGACCGGAGGCCCCATGGCGAGGGCGGACTCGCAGGCGCCGCGAGCGCGTGCGGTGATCGCCGTGCTCCTGGTGACGGCGGTGGCGGCATGTGGCGAAGAGAACCCGGCCGGACCGAGCAGCCCGCCGCCCGCGAGTGCAGGCACCATCGCACCGAGCGACCCGGCGGGGTGGCCCGACCTCGGTGCCGCCGAGGAAGTCGCGACCGACATCGATGTTCCGTGGGGCCTGGCCTTCCTGCCCGACGGCGCCGCGCTGGTCTCCGAGCGGGACTCCGGACGGATACTGCGCGTCGCCGCGGGCCGTGCGCCGGAGCAGGTGTATCAGGTGCCAGATGTCGCGGCACGCGGCGAAGGCGGACTACTGGGACTCGCCGTCGCGCCGGATTACGCGGAAAATCCCTACGTATACGCCTATTTCACCACCGAGACGGACAACCGCATCGTGCGGTTCCGGCTCGACGGCCGGCCGGAGGTGCTGATCGCCGGAATCGCCGAGGCGGGAAACCACAACGGTGGGCGGATCGCGTTCGGACCGGACGGCATGCTGTACGCCGGGACCGGCGACGCCGGGCAAGCCGGACGATCGCAGGATCCGGCAAGCCCGAACGGGAAGATCCTCCGCTTGACTCCCGAAGGCCGCCCCGCTCCGGGCAATCCGTCTCCCGGCTCGCCGGTCTACAGTCTCGGCCACCGCAACGTGCAAGGACTGGCATGGGACCGGGACGGCCGATTGTTCGCG
Encoded here:
- a CDS encoding dienelactone hydrolase family protein, whose amino-acid sequence is MTPLQRYIAEEIAADHADGILTRREALRRLGLLGLGGTTAAALLAACANSDNGSSERAPSPSSPTPPPGAASALPATPVTFTGTGGTSLQAAWAPAPQPRGGVLVVHENKGLTDHIRSVAGRFAGAGYSALAIDLLSARGGTAAFTDPAAATAELGRIPPEQLVADLRAGLDELQRRVEGKKLGATGFCFGGGLTWLLLASGPSPLAAATPFYGPFPDNGDLSASKAAVLGVYAASDARVNASRPAAEAALARSGNPNQIFTAPDAEHAFFNDTGQRYDATAATEAWRRVLDWYGTYLG
- a CDS encoding PQQ-dependent sugar dehydrogenase; amino-acid sequence: MARADSQAPRARAVIAVLLVTAVAACGEENPAGPSSPPPASAGTIAPSDPAGWPDLGAAEEVATDIDVPWGLAFLPDGAALVSERDSGRILRVAAGRAPEQVYQVPDVAARGEGGLLGLAVAPDYAENPYVYAYFTTETDNRIVRFRLDGRPEVLIAGIAEAGNHNGGRIAFGPDGMLYAGTGDAGQAGRSQDPASPNGKILRLTPEGRPAPGNPSPGSPVYSLGHRNVQGLAWDRDGRLFAAEFGQNRFDEINLIEPGRNYGWPDVEGSGGADRGFTDPLVTWTTAESSPSGIAIAGDTLYAAALRGERLWTVPLTEGRTGGPRAELRDRYGRLRTVAVAPDGALWLTTSNTDGRGDPADGDDRVLRFPAR